Proteins from a genomic interval of Kitasatospora herbaricolor:
- a CDS encoding DUF742 domain-containing protein has translation MRPHWSDEEEDDDDLTGTMVRPYTITRGRTSPERDDLTLITVLTTVQDGPRAEFGRAGRTPRGLQPEHRLILDRCRRPAAVAEVAAGLNLPISVTKILLGDLIAQGLLLARAPLSVAAGGGGVNLGLLTAVREGLRRL, from the coding sequence GTGAGGCCGCACTGGAGCGACGAGGAGGAGGACGACGACGACCTGACGGGCACGATGGTGCGCCCCTACACCATCACCCGGGGCCGGACCTCGCCCGAGCGCGACGACCTCACCCTCATCACCGTGCTGACGACCGTCCAGGACGGCCCCCGCGCGGAGTTCGGCCGAGCCGGCCGGACCCCGCGCGGGCTCCAGCCCGAGCACCGACTCATCCTGGACCGCTGCCGCCGCCCGGCCGCGGTGGCCGAGGTGGCCGCCGGTCTCAACCTGCCGATCTCGGTGACCAAGATCCTGCTGGGCGACCTGATCGCCCAGGGCCTGCTGCTCGCCCGCGCACCGCTCTCGGTGGCCGCGGGCGGCGGCGGCGTGAACCTCGGCCTGCTCACGGCCGTTCGCGAAGGACTCCGGAGACTCTGA
- a CDS encoding roadblock/LC7 domain-containing protein: MTRTIATHQDLDWLLDGLVDSVAGTRHAVLLSDDGLVVSHSRSIDRSDAERLAAVATGQQSLARGVGQLFDGGQVHQVIVELADLWLFIIAAAQGTHLAVVASQDVDAEVMSMAMHTLVQQVGQKLTTPARSEFDAFAARGGRG, from the coding sequence ATGACGCGCACGATAGCCACCCATCAGGACCTGGACTGGCTGCTGGACGGACTCGTCGACTCGGTGGCCGGCACCCGGCACGCCGTTCTGCTCTCCGACGACGGCCTGGTGGTCAGCCACTCCCGCAGCATCGACCGGTCGGACGCCGAGCGGCTCGCCGCCGTCGCCACCGGCCAGCAGAGCCTGGCCCGCGGTGTCGGACAGCTCTTCGACGGCGGCCAGGTCCACCAGGTGATCGTCGAGCTCGCCGACCTCTGGCTGTTCATCATCGCGGCCGCCCAGGGCACCCACCTCGCGGTGGTGGCCTCCCAGGACGTCGACGCCGAGGTCATGTCGATGGCCATGCACACCCTCGTCCAGCAGGTCGGCCAGAAGCTGACCACCCCGGCCCGCTCGGAGTTCGACGCGTTCGCCGCCCGGGGTGGCCGCGGGTGA
- a CDS encoding GTP-binding protein, protein MTIGTNSQTAPAAVKILIAGGFGVGKTTLVGALSEVAPLRTEEYLTRASIGVDDLSGVDNKDTTTVALDFGRITISSELVVYLFGTPGQERFWFMWNDLVNGALGGVVIVDTRRVESSFASIDFFESRGIPFVVAINCFHGRNTRTPEEIRSALDLDPQVPLLLGDVRERVFGRDLLLALVDHLMTLPAPLAAPVG, encoded by the coding sequence ATGACCATCGGGACGAACAGCCAGACGGCGCCCGCCGCCGTCAAGATCCTGATCGCGGGCGGCTTCGGCGTGGGCAAGACCACCCTGGTGGGCGCCCTCAGCGAGGTCGCGCCGCTGCGCACCGAGGAGTACCTGACCCGGGCCAGCATCGGCGTCGACGACCTGAGCGGCGTCGACAACAAGGACACCACCACCGTCGCCCTCGACTTCGGCCGGATCACCATCAGCTCGGAGCTGGTGGTGTACCTCTTCGGCACCCCGGGCCAGGAGCGCTTCTGGTTCATGTGGAACGACCTGGTGAACGGTGCGCTCGGCGGCGTCGTCATCGTCGACACCCGCCGGGTGGAGAGCAGCTTCGCGTCGATCGACTTCTTCGAGAGCCGGGGCATCCCCTTCGTCGTCGCGATCAACTGCTTCCACGGCCGCAACACCCGCACCCCGGAGGAGATCAGGTCCGCCCTGGACCTCGACCCGCAGGTGCCGCTGCTGCTCGGCGACGTCCGCGAACGGGTCTTCGGCCGCGACCTGCTGCTGGCCCTGGTCGACCACCTGATGACCCTGCCCGCCCCGCTGGCCGCCCCGGTCGGCTGA
- a CDS encoding sensor histidine kinase, which yields MVPGLALAALWAVTSGQTVFDFQRQAGQGLLAQKAGQPSNIVYYNLQEERRLSAEALVDPGASTEALRRQRQLTDEAVRTFQALSEDVAADAPPEVRSAVFQARQAMTQLPAQRAMIDRGSADQQAVFSYYTDLISVDLSLFTALSHVDNGEMTYISRALVDAFWAKEMLAREDAVLARGWPSGKLSTLELQLVQQSIGNQSFLLTTKITPYLPAAEAPAWQALTNSAAWQAKATVEQALMRPAATDASGGVKLPPLQEQWRQAVDQVNPQLVKLMETRTAGVVEVGKSSIIALLVKVALTSLVGLLAVVAVIITTWRLTRSLRRRILDLQGQAEELERTLPEVVERLGRGEQVDVEAESRAVGEQRDATGTDELGQLGHALNLARTSALETAVRQADQYRGFERLLQRIARRTQLLIGLQLKKLDELERRHEDPEVLEGLFDLDHLTARLRRYEENLVILAGGQPQRRWRKPVPLLDVLRSAQGEVQDYRRIMLDVEGSPWLSERAVGPVAHVLAELMENAATFSRPPTPVEVRAAVVGRGLAIEIEDRGLGMDPEQFAAANELMSRPPRMDVLAKADDIRLGFYVVARLAANSGLRVEFRPSAFGGTRVVVLVPAELVSDGNPEHENAAPVEPIPLPSRNRGRALAGVPAALPEPTATVLPLPELPGADHREPGFAEPTYAEAEFAEAQYSGADHPRRGRQAAGFGADGFGRDGFGADALAADGFPGDGFPGDRFRTDRPVTPGLPVPGFPTDGFPVAGYPADAFPGEAAPASAFGLPEPAAPVAGYADDGHHGTTHPYAEHAPTGHDRPAARPSWASPPDAYGHGGQSGEALTADEKPLPRRVRQAHLAAELRLPPPGQGLPAQPPPPVEDVFRRPAPRRSGAAIGAFQRQSRAARGQGEETGNQQHPAVPAPSPSPWDGSLTDPNTPRTEDRT from the coding sequence GTGGTCCCGGGCCTCGCACTCGCCGCGCTCTGGGCGGTGACCAGCGGCCAGACCGTCTTCGACTTCCAGCGGCAGGCCGGGCAGGGCCTGCTGGCCCAGAAGGCCGGACAGCCGTCCAACATCGTGTACTACAACCTCCAGGAGGAGCGCCGGCTGAGCGCCGAGGCACTGGTCGACCCGGGCGCCTCCACCGAGGCCCTGCGCCGCCAGCGCCAGCTGACCGACGAGGCCGTCCGGACCTTCCAGGCGCTCTCCGAGGACGTCGCCGCGGACGCCCCGCCCGAGGTCCGGTCGGCGGTGTTCCAGGCCCGCCAGGCGATGACGCAGCTGCCCGCGCAGCGCGCCATGATCGACCGCGGCTCGGCCGACCAGCAGGCGGTGTTCAGCTACTACACCGACCTCATCTCGGTGGACCTCTCGCTGTTCACCGCGCTCAGCCACGTGGACAACGGTGAGATGACGTACATCTCCCGGGCCCTGGTCGACGCCTTCTGGGCCAAGGAGATGCTCGCCCGCGAGGACGCCGTGCTGGCCCGCGGCTGGCCGAGCGGCAAGCTCAGCACCCTGGAGCTCCAGCTGGTCCAGCAGTCCATCGGCAACCAGTCGTTCCTGCTCACCACGAAGATCACCCCGTACCTGCCGGCCGCCGAGGCCCCTGCCTGGCAGGCGCTGACCAACAGCGCCGCCTGGCAGGCGAAGGCCACCGTCGAGCAGGCGCTGATGCGCCCGGCCGCCACCGACGCGAGCGGCGGGGTCAAGCTCCCGCCGCTCCAGGAGCAGTGGCGCCAGGCCGTCGACCAGGTCAACCCGCAGCTGGTGAAGCTGATGGAGACCCGTACCGCCGGTGTGGTGGAGGTCGGCAAGTCGAGCATCATCGCGCTGCTCGTCAAGGTCGCGCTGACCAGCCTGGTCGGCCTGCTCGCGGTGGTCGCGGTGATCATCACCACCTGGCGGCTGACCCGCTCGCTGCGCCGCCGGATCCTCGATCTGCAGGGCCAGGCGGAGGAGTTGGAGCGCACCCTGCCCGAGGTGGTGGAACGCCTCGGCCGCGGCGAGCAGGTCGACGTGGAGGCCGAGAGCCGGGCCGTCGGCGAGCAGCGCGACGCCACCGGGACGGACGAGCTCGGCCAGCTCGGCCACGCGCTCAACCTGGCGCGCACCAGTGCCCTGGAGACCGCCGTCCGGCAGGCCGACCAGTACCGCGGCTTCGAGCGGCTGCTCCAGCGGATCGCCCGCCGCACCCAGCTGCTGATCGGCCTCCAGCTCAAGAAGCTGGACGAGCTGGAGCGCCGGCACGAGGACCCGGAGGTCCTGGAGGGCCTCTTCGACCTCGACCACCTGACCGCCCGGCTGCGCCGCTACGAGGAGAACCTGGTGATCCTCGCCGGCGGCCAGCCCCAGCGCCGCTGGCGCAAGCCCGTCCCGCTGCTCGACGTGCTCCGCTCCGCCCAGGGCGAGGTGCAGGACTACCGCCGGATCATGCTGGACGTGGAGGGCAGCCCGTGGCTGTCCGAGCGCGCGGTCGGCCCGGTCGCCCACGTGCTCGCCGAGCTGATGGAGAACGCCGCCACCTTCTCCCGGCCGCCCACGCCGGTCGAGGTGCGGGCCGCCGTGGTCGGACGCGGCCTGGCCATCGAGATCGAGGACCGCGGCCTGGGCATGGACCCGGAGCAGTTCGCCGCGGCCAACGAGCTGATGAGCCGGCCGCCCCGGATGGACGTACTGGCCAAGGCCGACGACATCCGCCTCGGCTTCTACGTGGTGGCCCGGCTCGCGGCCAACTCCGGCCTGCGGGTGGAGTTCCGCCCGTCCGCCTTCGGTGGCACCCGGGTCGTCGTGCTCGTCCCGGCCGAGCTGGTCTCGGACGGCAACCCGGAGCACGAGAACGCCGCACCCGTCGAGCCGATCCCGCTGCCCTCCCGCAACCGCGGCCGGGCGCTGGCCGGCGTCCCGGCGGCGCTGCCGGAGCCGACGGCCACCGTGCTGCCGCTGCCGGAACTGCCGGGCGCCGACCACCGCGAACCCGGCTTCGCCGAACCCACCTACGCCGAGGCCGAGTTCGCCGAGGCCCAGTACTCCGGCGCCGACCACCCGCGCCGCGGCCGCCAGGCCGCCGGCTTCGGCGCGGACGGCTTCGGGAGGGACGGCTTCGGTGCGGACGCGCTGGCTGCGGACGGCTTCCCGGGCGACGGCTTCCCGGGCGACCGGTTCAGGACGGACCGGCCGGTGACACCCGGGCTGCCCGTCCCGGGCTTCCCCACCGACGGCTTCCCCGTGGCCGGGTACCCGGCGGACGCCTTCCCGGGCGAGGCCGCCCCGGCGTCCGCGTTCGGCCTCCCGGAGCCCGCCGCGCCGGTCGCCGGGTACGCCGACGACGGTCACCACGGCACCACCCACCCGTACGCCGAGCACGCCCCCACCGGGCACGACCGGCCGGCGGCCCGGCCCTCCTGGGCCTCGCCGCCCGACGCGTACGGCCACGGCGGGCAGTCCGGCGAGGCGCTGACCGCCGACGAGAAGCCGCTGCCGCGCCGGGTCCGGCAGGCCCACCTGGCCGCCGAACTCCGGCTGCCGCCGCCCGGGCAGGGCCTGCCCGCGCAGCCCCCGCCACCCGTCGAGGACGTCTTCCGCAGGCCGGCACCACGCCGGTCCGGGGCCGCCATCGGCGCCTTCCAGCGACAGTCCCGGGCCGCGCGCGGCCAGGGCGAGGAGACCGGAAACCAGCAGCACCCCGCAGTTCCCGCACCGAGCCCGTCCCCGTGGGACGGATCGCTGACGGATCCCAACACCCCTAGGACGGAAGACCGGACATGA
- a CDS encoding FAD-dependent monooxygenase: MSSPLRVLIHGGGIGGLTLATALARRGHQVDVAELRDELDALGVGIIQPSNALHVMREIGVLEECLAAGFEWEVLTICDPAGATLAKIPQPRMADAPSNNGIPRPALAKVLGRAAAEAGAKIRFGTTITELADDGEGVDVTLSDGSSGRWDLVVGFDGIGSPLRKRLYGDRFEPEYTGFANWRVTVPRDPEVRGVVMSAGNLNAKALLTPITDDTMYLGTVFAEAEDFRPDPERAHEQLAERLASFAGPVATALTHVTDPAAVVYSRISQVTVEDAWYVGRVVLAGDAAHASTPHLAQGAAMAVEDALVLAESLDTAPDVAGALAAWEARRRPRAMWVQSLSRAILKQETGTATTPEEDELLKVGIPGAAHFLVRPY, from the coding sequence ATGTCCTCACCCCTGCGCGTCCTGATCCACGGCGGCGGCATCGGTGGCCTGACCCTGGCCACCGCGCTGGCCCGGCGCGGCCACCAGGTCGACGTCGCCGAGCTGCGCGACGAGCTCGACGCCCTCGGCGTCGGCATCATCCAGCCCTCCAACGCGCTGCACGTGATGCGCGAGATCGGCGTGCTGGAGGAGTGCCTGGCGGCGGGCTTCGAGTGGGAGGTGCTGACCATCTGCGACCCGGCCGGCGCCACCCTCGCCAAGATCCCGCAGCCGCGGATGGCGGACGCCCCCTCGAACAACGGCATCCCCCGCCCGGCGCTGGCGAAGGTGCTCGGCCGGGCGGCCGCCGAGGCGGGCGCGAAGATCCGCTTCGGCACGACGATCACCGAGCTGGCCGACGACGGCGAGGGCGTCGACGTCACGCTCTCCGACGGCAGCTCCGGCCGCTGGGACCTGGTGGTCGGCTTCGACGGGATCGGCTCGCCGCTGCGCAAGCGCCTGTACGGGGACCGCTTCGAGCCCGAGTACACCGGCTTCGCCAACTGGCGGGTCACCGTGCCGCGCGACCCCGAGGTGCGGGGTGTGGTGATGAGCGCCGGCAACCTGAACGCCAAGGCGCTGCTGACCCCCATCACCGACGACACCATGTACCTGGGCACGGTGTTCGCCGAGGCCGAGGACTTCCGGCCGGACCCTGAGCGCGCCCACGAGCAGCTCGCCGAGCGCCTCGCCTCCTTCGCCGGCCCGGTGGCCACGGCCCTGACCCACGTCACCGACCCGGCCGCGGTGGTGTACTCGCGGATCTCCCAGGTCACCGTCGAGGACGCCTGGTACGTCGGCCGGGTGGTGCTGGCCGGCGACGCCGCGCACGCCAGCACGCCGCACCTCGCCCAGGGCGCCGCGATGGCCGTGGAGGACGCGCTGGTGCTGGCCGAGAGCCTGGACACGGCACCGGACGTGGCCGGGGCGCTGGCCGCCTGGGAGGCCCGCCGCCGCCCGCGCGCGATGTGGGTGCAGAGCCTGTCCCGGGCGATCCTCAAGCAGGAGACCGGTACCGCCACCACGCCCGAGGAGGACGAGCTGCTGAAGGTCGGCATCCCGGGCGCGGCGCACTTCCTCGTACGCCCGTACTGA